One Sediminicola sp. YIK13 DNA segment encodes these proteins:
- the folK gene encoding 2-amino-4-hydroxy-6-hydroxymethyldihydropteridine diphosphokinase: MNNSKTTYLSIGSNLGNKLNNLQEAVFAIQKKAGFITGLSSVYQTPSWGFEGEDFLNACLSLQTFLSPEQLLEAILEVETSLGRKRGNAEGYQPRTIDIDILYYEREVIKTENLVVPHPNLQNRRFVLRPLADIAPQFYHPIINKDTRNLLQECPDKSVMEKTLFKLYKSKEELFSKLHFITIEGNIGAGKTTLANMIADDFNAKLVLERFADNPFLPKFYEDQSRYAFPLEMSFLADRYQQFTDDTSQFDLFKNFMVSDYDIYKSLIFANVTLQKEEFSLYRKVFSFMHKEVVKPDIFIYLYQNSERLLANIKKRGRDYEQNISAEYLDKINRGYLDFIKSSPERKSLIIDVSELDFVQNQNDYEFILDEIQRFTVSLP, translated from the coding sequence ATGAATAATTCCAAGACCACATATCTATCTATAGGAAGCAACCTAGGCAATAAGTTGAACAACTTACAGGAGGCTGTGTTCGCTATTCAAAAAAAAGCAGGTTTCATCACCGGGCTTTCTTCTGTTTACCAGACCCCCTCATGGGGCTTTGAGGGGGAAGACTTCCTAAACGCATGCCTGTCGCTTCAAACTTTTCTGTCACCGGAACAGCTCTTGGAGGCCATCTTGGAGGTAGAAACATCGTTGGGAAGAAAACGGGGAAATGCGGAAGGTTACCAACCCAGGACCATAGATATAGACATATTGTACTATGAGCGGGAAGTGATCAAAACCGAGAATTTAGTGGTCCCACACCCAAATCTTCAAAATAGACGGTTTGTTTTACGGCCCTTGGCAGATATTGCCCCTCAATTTTACCACCCCATCATCAACAAAGACACCAGAAATCTGTTACAAGAATGTCCAGATAAAAGTGTCATGGAAAAAACCTTATTTAAATTGTACAAAAGCAAAGAAGAACTTTTTTCCAAACTACATTTCATCACCATTGAAGGAAATATAGGTGCTGGGAAGACCACCTTGGCCAATATGATCGCTGATGATTTTAATGCCAAATTGGTTTTGGAACGATTTGCGGACAACCCCTTTCTGCCCAAATTTTATGAGGACCAATCCCGGTACGCCTTTCCTTTAGAGATGTCTTTCCTGGCCGATAGGTACCAACAATTTACGGACGACACCTCACAATTTGATCTGTTTAAGAATTTTATGGTCAGTGATTACGATATCTACAAATCTTTGATCTTTGCCAACGTGACCCTTCAAAAAGAGGAGTTCTCCTTATATAGGAAGGTATTCTCCTTTATGCACAAAGAAGTGGTAAAGCCCGATATTTTCATATACCTGTACCAAAATTCGGAGCGATTGCTTGCCAACATTAAAAAGAGAGGGCGCGATTACGAACAGAACATTTCCGCCGAATATTTGGATAAGATCAATAGGGGCTATCTGGATTTTATCAAAAGTTCCCCAGAACGAAAAAGCTTGATCATTGATGTGAGTGAGCTCGACTTTGTACAAAACCAGAACGACTACGAGTTTATCTTGGATGAAATACAAAGATTTACCGTCTCCCTACCCTAG
- the sppA gene encoding signal peptide peptidase SppA: MNFLRNLLASILGTLFAIGILFVMFVILGSLIGGAEDSVSVKKNSILELHMEDPVSDFVGNADADPFGGFFDKSQGLDEILHAIKVAKDDDNIKGISINNNYILAGMSQTQAIRNALKEFKEGGKFVYAYGDFYMQKDYYLSSVADGVYLNPVGAMDFKGLSSEVLFFKELQEKTGIKMEVIRHGKYKSAVEPFLANEMSDANRTQIKELIGSLWTSMVEDIAEGRNISPENLNVIADTLGGRTPEYAKASGLIDDILFYDQYEAKLREVAELDADKDVNYVGLKDYVKYAKKKKLKTRADKIAVIYAQGEIIYGEGGPNVIGADIINDALIKAREDKSVKAIVLRVNSPGGSALTSDIIWREVELTKEIKPVVVSMGDVAASGGYYIAVGADKIFAEPTTITGSIGVFGVVPNMTELADNIGINAEQVGTNKNSVDYSLFEPMSDSFRNRVQEGVESTYNTFLSRVAQGRNISVANADSLAQGRVWSGVDAKRLGLVDELGGLEEAIDEAASMVGLSSYSIKNFPKYKSGFEKLMEDLGGSSAKAKQAFIQEEVGTEIYSILQQMKSAMDQKGVQARMPFVLNIK, translated from the coding sequence ATGAATTTTCTAAGAAACCTTTTAGCCTCAATTTTGGGAACATTGTTCGCAATTGGGATACTATTTGTAATGTTTGTAATTCTTGGCAGCCTTATAGGTGGGGCCGAGGATAGTGTGAGTGTAAAGAAAAATTCCATCTTGGAATTGCATATGGAAGATCCTGTGAGCGATTTTGTGGGCAACGCCGATGCAGATCCTTTTGGAGGGTTCTTTGATAAATCACAGGGATTGGATGAGATTTTACATGCCATAAAAGTCGCAAAGGATGATGACAATATTAAAGGTATCAGCATAAACAACAATTATATCCTAGCGGGAATGTCCCAAACACAGGCCATTCGCAATGCCCTTAAAGAGTTTAAGGAAGGCGGAAAATTTGTGTACGCCTATGGGGATTTTTACATGCAAAAGGATTACTATTTGTCCAGTGTGGCCGATGGGGTTTATTTGAATCCAGTTGGGGCCATGGACTTTAAAGGATTATCTTCGGAAGTATTGTTCTTTAAGGAGTTGCAGGAAAAGACAGGGATTAAGATGGAAGTGATCCGTCATGGGAAATACAAAAGTGCGGTAGAACCTTTCCTTGCCAATGAAATGAGTGATGCCAACAGAACGCAGATCAAAGAATTGATAGGTTCCCTGTGGACATCTATGGTAGAGGATATTGCCGAAGGAAGAAATATAAGTCCTGAAAATCTAAATGTAATTGCCGATACCTTGGGGGGAAGAACCCCGGAATATGCCAAGGCATCCGGTTTAATTGATGATATCCTTTTCTATGACCAGTATGAAGCTAAGTTGAGGGAAGTTGCTGAACTGGATGCCGATAAGGATGTAAACTATGTGGGTCTTAAGGATTACGTAAAATATGCCAAGAAGAAGAAGCTGAAGACCAGGGCCGATAAAATTGCCGTGATCTATGCCCAGGGCGAGATCATTTACGGCGAAGGGGGCCCGAATGTCATAGGGGCAGACATCATTAATGATGCCCTGATAAAAGCGAGGGAAGATAAGTCGGTCAAAGCTATTGTGCTCAGGGTAAATTCCCCGGGAGGTAGCGCCCTAACTTCGGATATTATCTGGAGGGAAGTGGAACTGACCAAAGAAATAAAGCCTGTAGTAGTTTCCATGGGTGATGTTGCCGCTTCTGGCGGATACTACATTGCTGTGGGTGCCGATAAGATTTTTGCAGAGCCTACCACCATTACCGGATCCATAGGCGTATTTGGGGTAGTTCCCAATATGACCGAATTGGCAGATAATATAGGCATCAATGCGGAACAGGTAGGGACCAATAAAAACTCTGTGGATTATTCGCTTTTTGAGCCCATGAGCGATTCTTTTAGAAATAGGGTTCAAGAAGGGGTAGAATCTACCTATAATACGTTCTTATCCAGGGTTGCCCAAGGAAGAAATATATCCGTAGCCAATGCCGATAGTTTGGCACAAGGTCGCGTTTGGAGTGGTGTGGATGCCAAAAGACTAGGTTTGGTCGATGAACTTGGTGGTTTGGAAGAGGCCATAGATGAAGCGGCCTCAATGGTGGGACTATCCTCTTACAGTATCAAGAATTTCCCAAAATATAAGTCGGGCTTCGAAAAGTTGATGGAAGATTTGGGTGGCAGTAGTGCCAAGGCCAAACAAGCATTTATCCAAGAAGAAGTGGGTACAGAGATCTACTCCATTTTACAACAGATGAAATCGGCCATGGATCAAAAAGGAGTTCAGGCCAGAATGCCCTTTGTGCTTAACATCAAGTAA
- a CDS encoding queuosine precursor transporter, protein MTYRDKKFAHTIYLYLGALFITSLVVSNLIFQKFFYWTPFGEDATIFGAPLFVVSVGILPYPLTFLITDLISEIYGAKKANQIVTAGIFASFFSMGIVYLANVAPAVDTSPVNDSTFKQVFALSPVAVLASMIAYLFAQYVDIGIYHFWKRLTKGKMLWLRNNFSTFASQFIDTFTVVSLLCIFEVIPWSMFYGLVVSGFIFKILIAFIDTPFLYFFVYIFRKRFNLQMGQEIDLEV, encoded by the coding sequence ATGACCTATAGGGACAAGAAATTTGCGCATACCATATACTTGTATTTGGGTGCGCTTTTTATCACCTCCTTGGTGGTCTCTAACCTCATTTTTCAAAAATTCTTTTACTGGACGCCTTTTGGTGAGGATGCCACAATTTTTGGCGCTCCGTTATTTGTGGTTTCCGTTGGTATCTTGCCCTATCCCTTAACATTCTTGATCACCGATCTTATTTCGGAGATCTACGGGGCCAAAAAAGCCAATCAGATCGTGACGGCAGGTATTTTTGCCTCCTTCTTTTCCATGGGGATTGTGTATTTGGCCAATGTGGCGCCCGCCGTGGATACGTCCCCCGTAAATGATTCAACCTTCAAACAGGTATTTGCCCTGTCCCCGGTGGCTGTACTGGCCTCTATGATCGCCTATTTGTTTGCCCAATATGTGGATATTGGTATTTACCATTTTTGGAAACGGTTGACCAAGGGAAAAATGCTTTGGCTGCGCAATAACTTTTCTACCTTTGCCTCTCAGTTTATTGATACTTTTACAGTAGTGAGTCTACTGTGTATTTTTGAGGTCATTCCTTGGAGCATGTTTTACGGGCTGGTGGTGAGCGGATTCATTTTTAAGATTTTAATAGCATTTATAGACACTCCTTTTCTCTATTTTTTCGTATATATCTTTAGAAAACGATTTAATCTTCAAATGGGGCAAGAAATAGATTTGGAAGTATAA
- a CDS encoding AsmA-like C-terminal region-containing protein, which yields MKRKIAKITGLVLVVLIGVLVAAPFFLKGKITKLIKQKVNTSINATFDFADADLSLFSSFPNATVTLEDISLVNKAPFEGDTLFASNEVQLKMSVMELFKDATEPIELTYLKIDGAQLNIKYDMAENANYDIAVDKGADTKETEDNFLLTLQKYEILNSNVVYHDLASNMRLEISEMNHSGTGDLSLEKSELDTQTTALVSFEMDSTNYLNKNPVQLKALIGVDLKEFKYTFLKNEAMVNQLALVFDGYVKMNEDNQEVNISFKTPSSDFKNFLAVIPETYSKNIENVKTTGNFTVEGAFTGIVDDLHIPQFKIDIKSDNASFKYPDLPKSVNNVHIDTEITNITGITEDTFVDIRKLSFMIDQDKFNMVANIKDLMGNTKVNAHIDGKMNLANISKAYPVPSDLDLKGILTADISTAFDMATVEKKQYENTKTSGKLTLQGFEYKSAEIPNPVKLENTAVTFNPKTVTLNELKGTTGKTDFDVTGTINNLLGFMFNDEKVEGNFNLTSNTFALNDFMVAETTGEGTDATSKTPPAAEEKIKIPSFLDCTINATATNVLYDNLTLKNVSGTLKIKDEKAELLNMTSSIFDGKLAFNGEVSTKNDTPTFAMKLGMESFKIGETFKSLELFKVLAPIANILQGTLNSDIALSGNLKDDFTPNLVSLSGNILASLFTEKIDADKSKLLSSLDGALSFVDFNKLDLKELKTALTFEDGLVKVKPFTIKYQDIAINVAGSHTFDQKLNYTATFEVPAKYLGKDISNLIAKIDDKSLEGLTIPVSANIGGLYSSPTVSTDLTSGVKNLTAKLVEIEKQKLLNQGKDKAKNLIGGLLGGDAKTKDSTAQSTTAQEGVKEVLGGLLGTKPKTQDTTAANTNTTPPKKDAIKEAASGVLGGFLNKKKKDAEVKKDSVN from the coding sequence ATGAAAAGAAAAATAGCAAAAATTACAGGATTGGTTTTAGTGGTTTTAATAGGGGTCCTAGTTGCAGCACCCTTTTTTCTGAAGGGAAAAATAACAAAACTGATCAAGCAAAAGGTAAACACAAGTATCAATGCAACATTTGATTTTGCGGATGCCGATCTCAGCCTTTTTAGCAGTTTCCCCAACGCTACGGTTACTTTGGAAGATATTTCCTTGGTAAACAAGGCGCCGTTTGAAGGGGATACGCTATTTGCTTCCAATGAGGTGCAATTGAAAATGTCCGTCATGGAATTGTTCAAGGATGCCACTGAGCCTATAGAATTGACCTACCTTAAGATAGATGGGGCCCAATTGAATATTAAATATGATATGGCAGAAAATGCCAATTATGATATTGCGGTGGATAAGGGGGCAGACACAAAAGAGACCGAAGATAATTTTTTGCTTACCCTTCAGAAATATGAAATATTGAACTCCAATGTGGTGTACCATGACCTGGCATCCAACATGCGTTTGGAAATTTCAGAAATGAACCATAGTGGTACTGGAGATCTTTCTTTGGAGAAATCAGAATTGGATACGCAGACCACGGCCTTGGTGTCTTTTGAAATGGATAGTACCAATTACCTGAACAAAAACCCTGTTCAGTTAAAGGCCCTGATCGGGGTAGATTTAAAAGAGTTCAAGTATACCTTCCTAAAAAATGAAGCCATGGTCAATCAATTGGCGTTGGTATTTGACGGTTATGTAAAAATGAACGAGGACAATCAGGAGGTGAACATCAGTTTTAAAACCCCTTCTTCGGATTTTAAAAACTTCTTGGCGGTCATTCCTGAAACCTATTCCAAAAACATTGAAAATGTAAAAACAACTGGGAATTTTACCGTGGAAGGAGCTTTTACGGGGATTGTGGATGATCTTCATATCCCTCAGTTCAAGATAGATATCAAATCTGATAATGCGTCTTTCAAATACCCAGACCTGCCAAAATCGGTGAACAATGTCCATATTGATACCGAAATTACCAATATCACCGGAATAACGGAAGATACCTTTGTGGATATCCGTAAGCTGAGCTTCATGATAGATCAGGATAAGTTTAATATGGTGGCTAATATTAAGGACCTGATGGGGAATACCAAGGTCAATGCCCATATTGATGGAAAAATGAACCTCGCCAATATCTCCAAGGCCTACCCAGTTCCTTCAGACTTAGATTTAAAAGGAATTCTTACTGCGGATATTTCCACGGCTTTTGATATGGCCACGGTGGAGAAAAAGCAATATGAAAATACCAAGACAAGTGGGAAATTGACCCTTCAGGGGTTTGAATATAAATCAGCTGAAATTCCCAATCCTGTAAAATTGGAGAATACGGCAGTAACTTTTAATCCTAAAACGGTTACCCTAAATGAATTGAAGGGGACTACCGGGAAAACAGATTTTGATGTTACCGGAACCATCAACAACCTCCTGGGCTTTATGTTCAATGACGAAAAGGTAGAGGGTAATTTCAACCTCACATCCAACACCTTTGCCCTCAACGATTTTATGGTGGCCGAGACAACAGGGGAAGGGACAGATGCAACATCTAAAACCCCGCCCGCTGCAGAGGAGAAAATTAAAATCCCTTCTTTTTTGGACTGTACCATTAATGCCACGGCGACCAATGTGCTTTATGATAACCTCACGCTGAAAAATGTTTCCGGGACCCTAAAGATCAAGGACGAAAAGGCGGAGCTCCTCAATATGACCTCTTCTATTTTTGATGGGAAATTGGCATTTAACGGAGAAGTGTCCACCAAGAACGACACCCCTACCTTTGCCATGAAGTTGGGGATGGAAAGTTTTAAAATTGGAGAAACGTTCAAGTCTTTGGAGCTATTCAAAGTCCTGGCGCCTATAGCCAACATTTTGCAGGGTACCCTTAATTCGGACATCGCGCTTTCAGGAAACCTAAAGGATGATTTCACCCCTAATCTGGTGAGCCTATCAGGGAATATCCTAGCCTCCTTGTTCACAGAAAAAATAGACGCCGATAAATCTAAACTCTTGTCCAGTTTGGATGGGGCATTAAGCTTTGTCGATTTTAATAAATTGGATTTAAAGGAATTGAAAACGGCACTTACTTTTGAGGACGGACTTGTAAAGGTGAAACCTTTTACCATCAAATATCAGGATATAGCGATCAATGTTGCTGGAAGCCATACGTTCGATCAAAAATTAAACTATACAGCCACTTTTGAAGTGCCAGCCAAATATCTGGGCAAGGACATCTCCAATCTGATCGCTAAAATAGACGACAAGTCGTTGGAGGGACTTACGATCCCCGTAAGTGCGAACATAGGCGGACTCTATTCCAGTCCGACAGTGAGTACCGACCTTACAAGTGGTGTAAAAAACCTAACAGCAAAGCTTGTTGAGATTGAAAAGCAAAAGCTGCTCAATCAAGGAAAAGATAAGGCGAAAAATTTGATCGGAGGTCTGTTGGGAGGCGATGCCAAAACCAAGGATTCTACTGCCCAGAGCACTACAGCTCAAGAGGGAGTGAAGGAAGTTTTGGGAGGGCTATTGGGCACAAAGCCTAAAACCCAGGATACCACAGCGGCAAATACCAATACCACGCCACCTAAGAAGGATGCCATAAAAGAGGCTGCCTCAGGGGTATTGGGCGGATTTTTGAACAAGAAAAAGAAGGATGCCGAAGTAAAAAAGGACAGCGTCAATTAA
- a CDS encoding DUF2797 domain-containing protein, translating into MQFKGVLKKMQTEIGNPIQYYLVFENDFLNVNQVLDKELEIEFIKYQCLNCNLDKPIYRQGFCRNCFFEIPSAGDWIMRPELSTAHLDQEDRDLEYEKKVQLQPHVVYLANSSNIKVGVTRKSQVPTRWIDQGAHEAIEIVEVPNRYLAGITEVALKDHIGDKTNWRKMLTNNVDDEDLVEYRNKLRQYIPEEAAPYFIENNQESHMEFPVLRYPEKVKSLNLEKTPHFKGILKGIKGQYLIFEDNTVFNVRGSEGYYISLSIN; encoded by the coding sequence ATGCAGTTCAAGGGAGTCTTAAAAAAAATGCAAACAGAAATAGGAAACCCCATTCAATATTATCTGGTTTTTGAAAACGACTTTTTAAATGTCAACCAAGTGCTGGACAAGGAATTGGAAATTGAATTCATTAAATACCAGTGTCTAAATTGCAATTTGGACAAGCCTATCTACAGACAGGGGTTTTGTCGCAATTGCTTTTTTGAAATCCCCTCAGCAGGAGATTGGATCATGAGACCTGAATTGAGCACGGCCCATTTAGATCAGGAGGACAGGGATTTGGAGTATGAAAAGAAGGTACAACTTCAGCCCCATGTTGTATACTTGGCCAATTCCAGTAATATTAAGGTGGGCGTGACCCGAAAATCACAGGTCCCTACAAGATGGATAGACCAGGGAGCCCATGAGGCCATTGAAATAGTTGAAGTTCCCAATCGTTATTTGGCGGGAATCACCGAGGTTGCCCTTAAAGATCATATCGGCGACAAAACCAATTGGCGCAAAATGCTCACCAACAATGTGGATGATGAGGATTTGGTTGAATATAGAAATAAATTGAGGCAGTACATCCCGGAGGAGGCTGCCCCATATTTTATCGAAAACAACCAGGAAAGCCATATGGAATTTCCTGTATTGCGATACCCGGAAAAGGTAAAAAGCCTCAATCTTGAAAAAACACCCCATTTCAAGGGTATTCTCAAAGGTATAAAAGGACAATACCTCATCTTTGAGGACAATACCGTTTTTAATGTTAGGGGTAGCGAAGGCTACTATATCTCTCTAAGTATTAATTGA
- a CDS encoding GH3 auxin-responsive promoter family protein, which translates to MPIPLFNSIASWLLKKRDHQIELFLKYPGEVQEEVLRQLLSIAEDTELGRKYGFKSIPNYKTFAERVPIVSYEEFEPMIERARRGEQNIFWPTAIKWFAKSSGTTNAKSKFIPVSSEALEDCHYKSGKDLLCLYLNNNENSQLFTGKSLRLGGSKELYQDNGTFFGDLSAILIDNMPFWAELSSTPSNKVSLMSEWESKMQAIIKESVQENVTSLAGVPSWMLVLLNNVLEETGKDHLFQVWENLEVYFHGGVNFGPYKDQYKSLLPRKNFNYYEIYNASEGFFAIQDRNHADDLLLMLDYGIFYEFIPMDNYGTLEQRVVPLWEVRPKVNYAILITTNAGLWRYKIGDTVRFTSTDPYRIKVTGRTKHHINVFGEELIIENAEEALKSICKKTGAEIKDYTAAPIFMSDKEKGGHEWIIEFRTPPEEIEYFTEILDNALKSLNSDYEAKRYHNMTLNMPKVHIARHNLFYDWLKSKGKLGGQHKIPRLSNERTYVEELLQMNK; encoded by the coding sequence ATGCCAATACCGTTATTTAATTCCATCGCATCTTGGTTGCTAAAAAAGCGCGATCACCAGATAGAACTTTTCTTGAAATATCCAGGAGAAGTGCAGGAAGAGGTGTTGCGCCAATTATTGTCCATTGCCGAGGATACGGAACTGGGAAGAAAATACGGATTTAAGTCCATCCCCAATTATAAAACTTTTGCAGAACGGGTGCCCATAGTTTCCTATGAGGAATTTGAGCCCATGATAGAACGCGCCAGAAGGGGAGAGCAAAATATATTTTGGCCCACGGCAATCAAGTGGTTTGCAAAAAGTAGTGGAACCACCAATGCGAAAAGTAAATTTATTCCGGTAAGCAGTGAGGCCCTGGAAGACTGCCATTATAAATCGGGCAAGGACCTGTTGTGCCTTTATCTTAACAATAACGAAAATTCCCAGTTGTTTACAGGAAAGAGTCTTCGGCTTGGAGGAAGTAAGGAGCTGTATCAGGACAATGGCACCTTCTTTGGGGACCTATCTGCCATCCTGATAGACAATATGCCGTTTTGGGCAGAATTGAGCAGTACCCCAAGCAATAAGGTCTCCTTAATGAGCGAGTGGGAATCCAAAATGCAGGCCATCATTAAGGAAAGCGTACAGGAAAATGTCACCAGTTTGGCCGGTGTACCGTCTTGGATGTTGGTGCTCTTGAACAATGTGCTGGAGGAGACGGGCAAGGACCATCTGTTCCAGGTGTGGGAAAATTTGGAGGTCTATTTCCACGGTGGTGTCAACTTTGGACCTTATAAGGACCAATACAAATCGTTACTGCCAAGAAAAAACTTTAATTATTACGAGATTTATAATGCCTCCGAAGGCTTTTTTGCCATACAGGATAGAAACCATGCCGATGATCTATTGTTGATGTTGGACTATGGAATATTCTATGAGTTCATCCCCATGGATAATTACGGCACCCTGGAGCAAAGGGTGGTCCCCTTGTGGGAAGTAAGGCCCAAAGTAAATTATGCCATCCTTATCACGACCAATGCAGGGCTATGGCGCTACAAGATAGGGGATACGGTTCGCTTTACTTCTACAGATCCGTACCGTATAAAAGTAACGGGTAGGACCAAGCACCATATCAATGTTTTTGGGGAGGAATTGATCATAGAAAATGCGGAGGAGGCCCTAAAAAGTATCTGTAAAAAAACAGGTGCCGAAATCAAAGATTATACCGCTGCCCCAATCTTTATGAGCGATAAGGAAAAGGGAGGTCATGAGTGGATCATTGAATTCAGAACACCGCCCGAAGAGATCGAGTACTTCACGGAAATATTGGATAATGCCCTTAAATCCTTGAATTCAGATTACGAGGCAAAACGCTATCACAATATGACTTTGAATATGCCAAAAGTGCATATTGCGCGTCATAATCTTTTCTACGATTGGCTAAAATCCAAAGGTAAACTTGGAGGTCAACATAAAATACCACGGTTGTCCAATGAGAGGACTTATGTCGAAGAATTGCTACAAATGAACAAGTAA